Genomic DNA from Peribacillus simplex:
TAAAGAAGTCGAAAGATTCGGAGTGGCATCTGCTGATACTTCTGTTCAGACACAAAATGCTGTAGCCGCAATGCTGAATAAATACCCTAAAGGTAAATTGGATGCCATTTTCGCAACATGGGATGCCTTTGCCATCGGTGCAGCCCGGGCGATTAAAGAAGCGGGCCGCGATGAAGTGAAGATATATGGTATTGATGTATCTAACGCAGATCTCCAGGAAATCCAATCTGCTGATAGCTCATGGTCCTACACGGCAGCGGTCGATCCCAAGTTGATCGGTGCAGTGAATATGAGGTTATTGGCTAAAAAATTAGCGGGCGAAGATACTCCGCAAACCTATGACTTAGAGGCTTCACTTATTTCACAAAAGCAAGTCCAAGCTTCAAAAGAAGCGGTAAACATGGCCAATTTGTCTGGTATTGTCGATGGCTGGGGTGAATCTACGGAATTTGAAGAAGATTGGATGAAAGTTTTGAAAGATCATTATAAAAAGTAAAAAGAGACACTCTCTTTCCAGTGAAGGGAGTGTCTGTTCAATAAGGGGGAATGGACATGGGCACGCAACTAGAAATGAAGAAGATTTCGATTGAATTTCCGGGGGTGAAGGCGCTGAGTGAAGTTGATTTTTCCGTACAATCAGGGACAGCCCACGCATTGGTCGGTGCAAACGGAGCAGGGAAATCGACATTAATGAAAGTTTTATCGGGAGCCCATGTTCATTATTCAGGTGACATTTTCATTGATGGGGTGAGGCGGGATATCCTCTCGCCAAAAGCGGCTCAGGAACAAGGCATTCAAATTGTTTATCAGGAAGTGGATACAGCCCTAATCCCTTACTTAACGGTTGGGGAAAATGTAATGTTGAATGATATGGTCCAAAACATGGGAAAAAAACAGAGGGTCCGATGGAAAGAGCTGCACAAACGAGCCTCTTATATTCTTGAAGATATGAAAATTCGTGTCCCTTCGAAAAAGCTGGTAACAGACCTTACCTTGGCTGAAAAACAGATGGTCCTGATAGCAAGAGCTGTTTCGACAGAATGTAAGTTCCTGATTCTCGATGAGCCAACTGCTCCGTTAAGTCATACGGAAACGACAGAACTTTTTCGAATTGTAAATGAATTAAAGCAAAAAGGCGTGGGAATCATTTTCATTTCACATCGTCTGCCTGAGATCTTTGAAATCTGTGAGGAAATTACGATCATGAGGAATGGGGAGCGTGTCACTTGTCGAAAGAAGGAGGACATAACCCGTAACGAAGTCGTAGAGAATATGCTCGGGAAAACCATGGATGAACAGTTTCCAGAAGTGAATGCTTCGATCGGAGACGTCATTCTGGAAGTGAACGGATTGTCAGATGCCGTGAAAGTCAAGAATGTCAGTCTGAACATTAAAGCAGGCGAGATAATCGGCTTGGCAGGGTTGGTCGGGGCGGGAAAAACGGAGCTGTGTAAAACCCTTTTCGGTCATACTTCGATAACAACGGGGGAAGTGATCTTGAATGGTCGAAAGCTTTCTTTGAAATCACCGCACGTAGCAGTAAACAGCGGTCTGGCACTTGTACCTGAGGAACGCAGGAAAGAAGGGGTCCTCGTTCAGGAATCAGTCTCGGCGAACTTGACTGCAGCCAGTCTCGGCAAATTCTGTAAGACGTTCAGTTTCGTGGATCGTAAGGCTGAAAAGGAAAAGGCGAAGGAAATGATCGCAAGTCTCGGCATTAAAACTCCTTCAGGGGAAGTGAATGTCGAAAACCTTTCAGGTGGTAACCAACAAAAAGTTGCCATCGGAAAATGGCTTATGGCCGATGCGGATGTATACATATTCGATGAACCAACCAAAGGGGTCGATGTTGGAGCCAAAAAGGATATATTCGAATTGATTGCAAAGCTTGCAAGGAATGGGAAAGCGATCATTTATGCATCATCCGAGCTTTCCGAAATCATTGGCATTACCAACCGGACATATGTGTTATATGACGGGAGCACTGTCATCGAACTAGAAACGAACAAAACGAATGAAGAAGAACTACTATTCTATTCAACAGGAGGAAAATAGGATGAGCATACCCATTCCTGTTACACAAACAGCGAAAGCGAAGAAAAAGCTGGAACTATTCGACTTTTTCTATAAATACGGCACAATATTGACGATTATCATTCTGATTGGGATTTTTGCCGTGTCCAATCCATCTTTCATTCAAACTACTAATCTGGTCAACATCCTGCGTTCCATTTCAATCGTGACCATCATTGCGATCGGCATTACGATATCCCTGACGGTGGATGGCTTCGACCTTTCCGTCGGCTCCGTCGCATCATTGGCCAATGCCATCGTCATATCAATGTTCGTCTGGTTTTCGCAGGATACATTAATCGCCATATTAGCTGCTATCGGCGCCTCGCTTGTCGTAGGGGCTTTGAATTCATTCATGATCGTTAAATTGAGAATTCCCGACATGCTGATGACATTGGCTACCATGTTCATTATCCAGGGAATTGCCCTTACTTATACAAAAGGGGCAACGGTTTCGCAAAATATGGTCATGCCCGACGGAACATTCGCAACAGGACTGATCAGTCCATTTTTCGCCAAAATTGGCCAGGTACCATGGATAATCCTGATCATGGCAGTCATTGTGATTGCGACCCATATCTTTTTGACTTATACGAAGCATGGTCGTTATATGTACATTATTGGTGGAAATAAGGAAGCGGCGAGACTTTCCGGGATATCGGTCAATAAATACAAAATCCTTGCCTATCTGCTTTCAGCCCTATTAGCTGCAATCGGGGGGATTGTTCTAGCTTCAAGGGTCATGACCTCGGAAATCAATTCAGGTTCCCCCTATTTAATGGACGCCGTTGCAGCAGCCTTCATTGGCTCCTCCGTTTTAGGAGCGGGAAAACCGAATGCCTTTGGAACCTTTGTCGGTGCAGTCCTGATCGGAATCCTTCAAAATGGTTTGATCATGATGTCCGTTCCGTATTATGCGATGGATATCGTCAAAGGAACAGTGCTGGCCCTTGCGCTCGCGGTAACCTATTACAAACAAAAACACTAAAATGGTTTCGTCCCGTTAATCTACAGAAATCCTATAATTGTGAATTTTGAAGATTGATAAAAATCCTGTTGGAATGCAACAGGATTTTTTCCTTTTAAAAAGGGGCGGGCTATGGATATAAATTTTCGCCATCTTACTTAATGATATTTATTTACACTAATATGGAGTAGCCACGATAGCGAAACTTAAAAGGGACCTTATTTACCTTTTAATAAGATTGATAATGATCTATTGTAAAGTATGAACATTCATACCCTATACTTTTCTAAAGGAGAGTGTAAACTTATGCGCGAAACCTGTGTTCCGACTGGCGTGAAACCAAATGACACTGGCTTTGGATATACGTTGTCTTTAATAGGCGGCAAATATAAAATGATCATAATGTATTGGCTGTCTGAAAATAAGGTTATGCGGCATAATCAGCTGAAGCGAAGTATCGGTACCATTTCATTTAAAACGCTAAGCATCATGTTAAAAGAGTTGGAGGCTGACGGTCTTGTCATACGCAAGGAATTTCCCCAAATACCTCCAAAAGTAGAATATTCATTATCTGAACGTGGTCTATCTCTCATTCCATTGTTAAATATGATGTGCGAGTGGGGAGAGAAAAACAGTTTGCAAGCTCAGGAGACTGTACAGCCGAAGGTGTAGCCATTTTGATTAAATCAAAAGAAGTATTTCCTTAACAAGGAAATACTTCTTCAATGAAACCGCCTATTAAAGGTTGTCAACAAAATACAAATAATCTTGTGCGCTTTTTTCCAATTCGCTTGCAGGCGGCTCATTTTCAGCACCATAAAACGCAAAGAATGAACGATAATCTGCATTACAGTATAGGAAGGTAGTTTCAAAGGGAGATAATAAATGTTCAAGTGTATAGCGATATCTTCCATCTTCACGATAATCCTCTTTGTTAATCCCGGCAGAGACAGCTAAAGCAGCTTTGCGATCCTTTAATTTATCGCCTCCATTTGTACCATAAGCCCAACCATAAGTAAAAACATCGTCAAGCCATTTTTTTAGGAGAGGCGGACAATTAAACCAATAAAAAGGGAACTGTAAAACAAGGTTACCATGCGATTCAATTAACTGCTGTTCTTTTTCCGCATTAATATTTCCGTCAGGGTAAACCTTATTCAATTCGTGTACTGTATATTTTTCCGGATATTTCTTGAGTTCTTCTACCCACCGCTTATTTATGATGGATGTTTCTAGACTTGGGTGTGATACGATAACAAGAGTCTTCAAAGACTTCTCCTCCTTAATTTTATTTATGTTAAGTATAAAGTCCACCCTGCAAGTATGTAAGTATGCACTTTTAGTATAGGTACTTACCTAAAGGAGAGTGTAAAGCAGGTATAACTAAAAAAACGATCTGTAAATTCCGATATGAGGAAGATATTAATAAGGGAATCTTAAAAGGTCAGATAGACACGCTCTTCCTGCCACTTTTACATAGGAGGGATATGTACGGCTTTGAATTAGCCCAAATTGTTCGTGAAGAAAATATTACAGACTTACATCAGTGGGTGAAGAAGGCTTTAAACAAAGGCGCTTGGAATGGGAATTTGTAAGAGATGTGATTGATTCCTGTTTAGATTGGGGGAAATAAGGAAGCGGCTAGACTTTCCGGGATATCAGTTAATACGTATTTGATTTCAGCTCTATTTGCTGCAATCGGGGAAATTGTCCTTGCTTCAAGGGACATGAAATCGGAAATCAATTAGAATCCCGCTATTGATGCCGTCGCGGCAGCCTTCATTGGTTCCTCCGTTTTAGGAGCGGGAAAACCGAATGCCTTTGAAACCTTCATCGGTGCAGTCCTGATCGGAATCCTTCAAAATGGGCTGATCATGACGTCCGTTCCGTATTATGCGATGGATATATCCTCAAAGGAACAGTGCTTGGCACTTGAGCTAACGTAACCTATTAAAAGCTAAAACACTAAAATGAATCCGTTAATTAAAATGGCTAAGTGATAAATCTGTAGGGGATTTAAGAGGCTGGTAACTAGCGGTAAGTTTTACGAAAGATTAAGAAGAAATAGGAAGAGGGTTCTTTTTAACCCTCTTTCCAATACACTCTCTATATTTTGTTTTTATAAATGACTTTGCTAACATCGTGTCTTACTGTTTTGTGACCTTCTTTCATTCCTTTCCCCATGGCAATAAGCATAACATCTAAATACCTATCGGAAATGTTTAAGGCTGACTTTAATTGTTCGGAATCATACCCGGACATTGTAATGGTTTCAAGACCTGCCTCGTTCGCCAATAAAACTAACGACATTGACGCCATGCTTGCGTCTCTTATTAATTCAACCTTTAAATCTTCTTTTGATTTATTTAGATAATAATTGATTGCCGCGTTTGTTAGATAATCTCTTACTGATGCGTCAAAATAACCTTTTTGAAATTCATCCTCATGTATCATTATGATATTTTCTTTTTCAAATGCTTGATAATCACCTAGTATAACAATCAGTAGTGAGGCTTCAATTACCTGTTGTTGATTAAAAGCGATGGGCAGTAACAAATTCTTTAAATATGGTTCATCTATAACCAGGTATCGTGTTGCTTGAATATTGTTTCCGTTAGGCGATTTACTGGCTCCTTCAATAAGTGTCGCCAACGTTTCTGGACTAATTTTATAATGGGGATCATACTGCCTTACGGAACGTCTTTTTTCTATAGTCTCTCTTACACTCATCGTGTTCACTCCCAATGTTATATTTGCCTTATAATCAGAGTATAATGGACCCATGATGTAGAAGAAAATAACGCACAATAAAGTGGCATAGCCACCTTTATGTGCCTATTCAGGAGGAATGAGGAATGAAGAGTCTAAATACGGGAATAAATATTTTCATGAATACTGTAGGAGGAAAGTGGAAATGCTTAATCCTCTTTTTTTTGAGTCAAAAACCAATGAGGACAAAAGAGTTTTATATTCTAATACCGGCCATAACCCAGAAAGTCTTAACCGACCAATTAAAGCAGCTGGAAAGAGATGGGCTTGTCCGAAGAGAAGTATATAAAGTAGTACCACCAAAAGTAGAATACAGTTTAACTGAGTTAGGTCAATCATTTGTACCTGTATTAAATACAATGTGTGAATGGGGCACTACATATGCAGTCGAACAAAACCTCGAAAGACAAGATCAAATTTGTCGTCATCATAAATAAGTAAGTAAGATCTGCATCAACTAGGAGTATGGATTTTTTTACAAGTTCAGTAAGGCAAGCAGAATTTAATACTTTATTAGAGGAAATGTCTTTAAGATAACTTTTGGCATTCTCTCTAAAGATTGTATTAAGCTAACAGGTGCTTTTACTTTAAAGTTGCTTTGCCCCGCCCCGCTCTTTTTTTAGTGTAACGGTTAGTTGCATAAGATTTTTTTTGCTTTATAATTAGTACCAGGTTTTAATATCAAGTTATAAAATGATGCAATTCATACACACGAGGTGGCTATTCTATGTTCAAATCCAAAGCACGTATTACTGCGATAGGTTCGTATGTTCCTGAAAAAAGGTTAACAAATAAAGACTTAGAAAAAATGGTTGAAACCAATGATGAATGGATTGTTAAACGTACCGGTATTAAAGAACGAAGAATTGCACATGAAGAGGAGTTTACTAGTGATATAGGTTATAAAGCTGTAAAGGATTTAATGGAACGGTATGATAAATCTGTCGAAGATGTTGATATGATCATTGTCTGTACCTTTACACCTGATTTCAACACTCCAAGTGTAGCATCTTTAATCCAAGCAAAGCTAGGTATTAAGAATACTGGAGCTATTGATTTAAACGCTGCCTGTGCAGGATTTACTTATGGGCTGCATGTAGCTAATGGATTAGTAACATCGGGATTAAATAAGAAAATCCTAGTTATTGGAGCGGATACTTTATCAAAACTTATGGACTATGAGGATCGAGCCACTTGTATTTTATTTGGAGATGGCGGAGGAGCAGTTCTTGTAGAATATGATGAAAGACAGCCAAGTTTTCTTTCTTCACATTTATATTCGGAGGGTGAAGGCGGAAAACATTTATATAGTACAAACCTATCGACACGCATAAATGGTGAAGACTTAAATGATAGCGGCAACCTTGTACAAAATGGACGTGAGGTTTATAAATGGGCTGTCACGACCGTTCCAAAAGGAATGCAAACTGTGATGAAAAATGCCGAATATCAATTGAATGATGTTGATTGGTTCGTACCGCATAGTGCAAATTTAAGAATGATCGAGTCAATATGTGAAAGAAGCGGCTTTCCAATCGAGCGAACTCTATATAGCTTAGTGGAGTATGGAAATACTTCTTCAGCAACAATTCCATTATCTTTGGAAATAGGGATAAAAGAAGGGAAGCTCAGTGGTGGTGAGAAAATTTTATTATATGGTTTCGGCGGCGGATTAGCTCAAGCTGGATTGCTTATCGATTGGACCCTATAAAGCTATTTTCTACAACCGATAACTGAGTTTGCACATTAAGAAGGCCTCTCATTGGGGGCCTTCTTATGTTATGACTCTCCATAGGTATGTCCCAACATCCTTTTTCAAAAACAGAACCTTTGAACTGAAGCGTACCATAATGTTAGGCATTTAGAGGGGCATGAACCCGGTTATCTACCGGGCTCATGCCTTTTAATTTTACTATGATCAGCTAATAATGGATAAATCCTTCTGGTTCTTTTATGAATTGCAAAGGGTCTATGGGATTTTTCCTTACAGCATGTAAAGTGTCATTTGTCGTATATTCAGTCAAAAAACTGCACCTCCAATTTGGGGTGCAGTTCATTTTAGTGTTATCTTTTTTCTTACTTAACATTCTTCTCTGAAGCGTCTGTTCCCTCTATCGAACCAATCTCTTGTTTTATTGCATTTTCAGCGATATTCAACTTTTTTCTCATTGGGAAGTAATATAAAACAGCTGGGACAACTAACCCAATAATCCAAGCGATATCTGCCCCTTCAAAGGCCTTGGCTATCGGTCCTACATAGAATGATGTATTTATAAAAGGGATTTCCGCCAAGATTGATACAAGAAATGCCATACAGGTAATCCAATTTATTTTTCCATACTGACCGTTCACATCAAAAATATCTTTAACATTGTAACGGCCATGTCGCAGTAAATAATAATCAACAAGATTAATGGATGTCCAGGGAATTAAAAAGTAACTAATGAAAAAGATGAAATTCAGGAAAAAGGATAGAAAATTACTCTGACCCAGTAAGCACAATACGGTTCCTGCAACTGTTACACAGAATATCATTCCTATTCTAACTTTCGGAGTGACCTTTAATTTGATAAACGGTTCAATTGTCGTTATCGTTGCCATGAATGCCCCATATAGGTTAAAGACATTTATAGCAAGCTGTCCAAAGATGATTATAAAGAACATGATTAAAGCAAAATTTCCAAACAAGCTGGCCAAATTACCGCCAGAGTGATCAAGGAAGTTAGGAATTGCAATGGTTAAGGTTGCGCCTAATGTCATCATCCATATAGTACCGATGACAGTGCCAGCGTAACTATACCAAAATGTATGGGCAGTGGGTGTGGTTATCGGTAGATAGCGAGAATAGTCCGCAACGTAGGGGGCATATGCCAGTTGCCATGTGGCAACCATGCTGACGGCCAATAAAAACACTGGTATATCCAAATTCCCCATTGCCCAACTGCCTGCCGGAACTTGCAATTGGAAGACTATATATGTAGCTACAATATAAATGCAGAGAGACGCCCAGGACAATAATTTTTGCATTTTATGAATTAAATTATAGCCATAAATGGTGGCCACGAAACAAAGAACATTTAACAGTATTATGCTCCATGTTTGGTCGATCTTCGTTAAGCTGCTTAAGGTTTGAGCTGCAAGCAAACCGCTGCTGGCAAAGAAACCTAAATAGACAAACATAACGAGAAACAAGGGGAAAATGGCTCCGATTACACCAAATTGAGCCCGGCTTTGGATCATTTGCGGAATTCCGAGTTGAGGTCCTTGAGCTGAATGGGAGGCCATGAAAATGGCGCCTAATAAGGTACCGACAATTATTGCAGCCAAACTCCAAAATAAATTAAGACCTAATGTGATCGGCAATGCCCCGGTCACAAGAGTGGTAATATGCATATTTGCCCCAAACCAAATTGGAAATAAATCACGGGCCTTGCCATGGCGTTCATTTGCCGGAATATATTCTATACTGCGAGTTTCAACTTTCATCAATTTACCCCCTATCAAATTCGTTATACTACCATGTACCATGCAAGCTTATTTTATAGAATCACTATAATTGTAAGCGTATACAGATGTCAATATTTTCAGAAAAAATAATTTTTATGGGGATTTTCCTATATGATCAGTCCATTCATCTAGTAAATTTCAATAAATCAGATCGATTATTAGATTGAAAATATGAAACTCCAATTTAAAAATTATGGAACAGTGTATCTTCGATTGAAAAAAAATATATTTTTTGAATTGACAGTCTATTTAGCATGACCTATAATTGCACTTATCAAGAACTTGCATGGTACATGGTACAAACTTTTAGAAGGAGGGGCTTTTCATTACAGCTATCTTAACGTTGGGGATTACGGCTCAGGTTACGAATGCCATACGCGAATCAATAGTAACTGGAGAATATGAACCGGGACAAAAATTATCGGAAACAGTTTTATCTGAATATTACAAAGTTAGCAGAACCCCTATTAGGGAAGCATTTAAACAGCTAGAAAGAGAAGGGTTAGTCGAAATCATTCCAAGAGTTGGAACATGTGTGACCAAACCAACTGAAAAGGAACTAAATGAGTTATTTACTTTAAAGGAAGTAATGGAAGGGCTTGCAGCAGGTTTGCTCGCAGAAAGCGGCAATGCTGAAGACATTAATAAACTTAAGCAAGCGGTGTCCGACATGGAGATTGCAATACAAACCTCGGATAAAAAGCTATACGTCGAGGCTAATGATGTTTTTCATTCAGTCATTCAAGAAGGCGCCAACAACTCTAAATTAAGTTACATGCTAAATTTGCTGCTCAATCAAATACCTTATAGACAGTATGTCTTTTTAACCATCGAAGATCCGGTTCGCCGTGAGAGATCACTAAAGGAACATCAGGCGGTCTTGATAGCCATAGAAAAAGGCAATCGGGAGGAAGCGGAGAAGGCAATGCGGGAGCATGTAAAAGCAAGTGGAATGCAGCTTAAGATGGACATAGCAAAAAAACTTGGTCAAAAAAAGTGATATGAGGGGGAATGAGTTTTATGAAATTCGGAATCTTTGCAAATCTTGCAGGACAGGGAAGACATGATGAGTATTATAAAGTGTTGGATGAAGCCCGTGAGCAAGCCATTTACTGTGATGAAAATGGTTATGAATCGATTTGGTATACCGAACACCACTTCGGTCATGAAGGAAATGAACTGATTTCTAACCCGATCTTAATGGGTGCCGATATTGCTGCACGTACAAAGAACATTCGAATTGGCCAAGCTGCCAATGTCGCCACTTTCTGGCATCCACTGCGTTTGGCGGAAGACATAGCAATGCTTGATCAGTTAAGCAAAGGTCGTGTGGAAGTTGGCCTGGCTCGTGGATTATACGGAAGGGAAGCGGCCAATCTAAACACTTTGGCAGATCCAGCAAATCAAGAACAAAACCGGGCACTGTTTGAAGAAACATTGGAAATTTTAAAAAAGGCATGGTCAAACCGTTTCTTTTCACATCAAGGTGACATCTATCAATTTCCTCCTAAAGGTTTAAAGTGGAGTCACCCTATGAGTCCATCAACTTCGGAATTCATGGATATGGAAAAAGGCGAAATTGATAAAATTTCCCTTATGCCTAGACCTTACCAGCAATCACTTCCGCTGTGGCAAGTAATTGATTCACCGCGTTCCATTGAATTGGCTGCGGAGAACAATATACAAGGAATGTTTTGGATGCCTACCGTAAAAGAACTAAAAGGCCGTTTTGAACTGTATCGTGAAAGGGCTTCCAAATCCAAAGGCTATGAAGTA
This window encodes:
- a CDS encoding winged helix-turn-helix transcriptional regulator, producing the protein MRETCVPTGVKPNDTGFGYTLSLIGGKYKMIIMYWLSENKVMRHNQLKRSIGTISFKTLSIMLKELEADGLVIRKEFPQIPPKVEYSLSERGLSLIPLLNMMCEWGEKNSLQAQETVQPKV
- a CDS encoding sugar ABC transporter ATP-binding protein, producing MGTQLEMKKISIEFPGVKALSEVDFSVQSGTAHALVGANGAGKSTLMKVLSGAHVHYSGDIFIDGVRRDILSPKAAQEQGIQIVYQEVDTALIPYLTVGENVMLNDMVQNMGKKQRVRWKELHKRASYILEDMKIRVPSKKLVTDLTLAEKQMVLIARAVSTECKFLILDEPTAPLSHTETTELFRIVNELKQKGVGIIFISHRLPEIFEICEEITIMRNGERVTCRKKEDITRNEVVENMLGKTMDEQFPEVNASIGDVILEVNGLSDAVKVKNVSLNIKAGEIIGLAGLVGAGKTELCKTLFGHTSITTGEVILNGRKLSLKSPHVAVNSGLALVPEERRKEGVLVQESVSANLTAASLGKFCKTFSFVDRKAEKEKAKEMIASLGIKTPSGEVNVENLSGGNQQKVAIGKWLMADADVYIFDEPTKGVDVGAKKDIFELIAKLARNGKAIIYASSELSEIIGITNRTYVLYDGSTVIELETNKTNEEELLFYSTGGK
- a CDS encoding LLM class flavin-dependent oxidoreductase; protein product: MKFGIFANLAGQGRHDEYYKVLDEAREQAIYCDENGYESIWYTEHHFGHEGNELISNPILMGADIAARTKNIRIGQAANVATFWHPLRLAEDIAMLDQLSKGRVEVGLARGLYGREAANLNTLADPANQEQNRALFEETLEILKKAWSNRFFSHQGDIYQFPPKGLKWSHPMSPSTSEFMDMEKGEIDKISLMPRPYQQSLPLWQVIDSPRSIELAAENNIQGMFWMPTVKELKGRFELYRERASKSKGYEVPLGQGIALVRDVYVAETMEQARQDAAEAVLNNYRWICHWRGLSNLMDPGETVKEGQELNYEFLHPRNLLFGTPEYVAEKIQELKEELNLETLLLWVNHNGLPHEKMMKSLKLFTEEVMPKFTETKMGVM
- a CDS encoding winged helix-turn-helix transcriptional regulator, whose product is MKSLNTGINIFMNTVGGKWKCLILFFLSQKPMRTKEFYILIPAITQKVLTDQLKQLERDGLVRREVYKVVPPKVEYSLTELGQSFVPVLNTMCEWGTTYAVEQNLERQDQICRHHK
- a CDS encoding NAD(P)H-dependent oxidoreductase, with the protein product MKTLVIVSHPSLETSIINKRWVEELKKYPEKYTVHELNKVYPDGNINAEKEQQLIESHGNLVLQFPFYWFNCPPLLKKWLDDVFTYGWAYGTNGGDKLKDRKAALAVSAGINKEDYREDGRYRYTLEHLLSPFETTFLYCNADYRSFFAFYGAENEPPASELEKSAQDYLYFVDNL
- a CDS encoding GntR family transcriptional regulator: MGITAQVTNAIRESIVTGEYEPGQKLSETVLSEYYKVSRTPIREAFKQLEREGLVEIIPRVGTCVTKPTEKELNELFTLKEVMEGLAAGLLAESGNAEDINKLKQAVSDMEIAIQTSDKKLYVEANDVFHSVIQEGANNSKLSYMLNLLLNQIPYRQYVFLTIEDPVRRERSLKEHQAVLIAIEKGNREEAEKAMREHVKASGMQLKMDIAKKLGQKK
- a CDS encoding purine-cytosine permease family protein — encoded protein: MKVETRSIEYIPANERHGKARDLFPIWFGANMHITTLVTGALPITLGLNLFWSLAAIIVGTLLGAIFMASHSAQGPQLGIPQMIQSRAQFGVIGAIFPLFLVMFVYLGFFASSGLLAAQTLSSLTKIDQTWSIILLNVLCFVATIYGYNLIHKMQKLLSWASLCIYIVATYIVFQLQVPAGSWAMGNLDIPVFLLAVSMVATWQLAYAPYVADYSRYLPITTPTAHTFWYSYAGTVIGTIWMMTLGATLTIAIPNFLDHSGGNLASLFGNFALIMFFIIIFGQLAINVFNLYGAFMATITTIEPFIKLKVTPKVRIGMIFCVTVAGTVLCLLGQSNFLSFFLNFIFFISYFLIPWTSINLVDYYLLRHGRYNVKDIFDVNGQYGKINWITCMAFLVSILAEIPFINTSFYVGPIAKAFEGADIAWIIGLVVPAVLYYFPMRKKLNIAENAIKQEIGSIEGTDASEKNVK
- a CDS encoding ABC transporter permease — protein: MSIPIPVTQTAKAKKKLELFDFFYKYGTILTIIILIGIFAVSNPSFIQTTNLVNILRSISIVTIIAIGITISLTVDGFDLSVGSVASLANAIVISMFVWFSQDTLIAILAAIGASLVVGALNSFMIVKLRIPDMLMTLATMFIIQGIALTYTKGATVSQNMVMPDGTFATGLISPFFAKIGQVPWIILIMAVIVIATHIFLTYTKHGRYMYIIGGNKEAARLSGISVNKYKILAYLLSALLAAIGGIVLASRVMTSEINSGSPYLMDAVAAAFIGSSVLGAGKPNAFGTFVGAVLIGILQNGLIMMSVPYYAMDIVKGTVLALALAVTYYKQKH
- a CDS encoding nitroreductase family protein, giving the protein MSVRETIEKRRSVRQYDPHYKISPETLATLIEGASKSPNGNNIQATRYLVIDEPYLKNLLLPIAFNQQQVIEASLLIVILGDYQAFEKENIIMIHEDEFQKGYFDASVRDYLTNAAINYYLNKSKEDLKVELIRDASMASMSLVLLANEAGLETITMSGYDSEQLKSALNISDRYLDVMLIAMGKGMKEGHKTVRHDVSKVIYKNKI
- a CDS encoding ketoacyl-ACP synthase III — protein: MFKSKARITAIGSYVPEKRLTNKDLEKMVETNDEWIVKRTGIKERRIAHEEEFTSDIGYKAVKDLMERYDKSVEDVDMIIVCTFTPDFNTPSVASLIQAKLGIKNTGAIDLNAACAGFTYGLHVANGLVTSGLNKKILVIGADTLSKLMDYEDRATCILFGDGGGAVLVEYDERQPSFLSSHLYSEGEGGKHLYSTNLSTRINGEDLNDSGNLVQNGREVYKWAVTTVPKGMQTVMKNAEYQLNDVDWFVPHSANLRMIESICERSGFPIERTLYSLVEYGNTSSATIPLSLEIGIKEGKLSGGEKILLYGFGGGLAQAGLLIDWTL